One segment of Theobroma cacao cultivar B97-61/B2 chromosome 9, Criollo_cocoa_genome_V2, whole genome shotgun sequence DNA contains the following:
- the LOC18590395 gene encoding putative phytosulfokines 6: protein MYLYPASPPSTIPTPNTFKCSIPFFLLYFSLFSLVSLFVSKCEHTLKKVSQAETMKQSFLSGALLLFFLILISSSHLSARLIANKQGKEDVELSKITDREDIELINQLMGVEACDTGDDECLKRRIVSEAHLDYIYTQHHKP from the exons ATGTATTTATATCCAGCTTCTCCCCCTTCCACCATCCCAACTCCCAACACTTTCAAGTGTTCCatccctttctttcttctctatttttctctcttttccctTGTGTCTCTATTTGTGTCTAAGTGCGAGCATACGTTAAAAAAAGTGTCTCAAGCTGAAACCATGAAGCAAAGTTTTCTTTCTGGTgctcttcttctcttcttcctAATTCTTATTTCCTCTTCCCATTTATCTGCTCGACTCATAGCAAACAAACAAG GAAAAGAAGATGTAGAGCTTAGTAAGATCACAGATAGAGAGGACATTGAACTGATAAAT CAACTAATGGGGGTGGAAGCATGTGATACTGGAGATGATGAATGCTTGAAAAGAAGAATAGTCTCAGAGGCTCACTTAGACTACATTTACACCCAGCATCACAAGCCTTGA